Proteins encoded in a region of the Streptomyces sp. NBC_00258 genome:
- a CDS encoding calcium:proton antiporter: MIVRLRSLVTQWTAVVPALAVVLLAFTWGRDLPGAVVAVVTLVLAGAVLAAVHHAEVVAHRVGEPFGSLVLAVAVTIIEVALIVTLMADGGDKSSTLARDTVFAAVMITCNGIVGLSLLVASLRHGLAVFNAEGTGAALATVATLATLSLVLPTFTTSKPGPEFSTAQLTFAALSSLVLYGLFVATQTVRHRDYFLPITRQGEVIDADDHADAPSSRSAGISLGLLGLALVGVVGLAKGVSPTIESGVEAAGMPHSVVGVIIALLVLLPETIAALRSARRDRVQTSLNLALGSAMASIGLTIPAVAVASIWLSGPLVLGLGATHMVLLALTVVVSSLTVVPGRATPLQGGVHLVLFAAYLELAINP, from the coding sequence TCCTGCTGGCCTTCACCTGGGGCCGCGATCTGCCCGGCGCCGTCGTCGCCGTGGTGACGCTGGTACTGGCCGGGGCCGTGCTGGCCGCCGTCCACCATGCCGAGGTGGTCGCGCACCGGGTCGGCGAACCCTTCGGCTCACTGGTCCTCGCCGTCGCCGTCACGATCATCGAGGTCGCGCTGATCGTCACCCTGATGGCGGACGGAGGCGACAAGAGCTCCACACTCGCACGCGACACCGTCTTCGCGGCCGTGATGATCACCTGCAACGGCATCGTCGGCCTGAGCCTGCTCGTCGCCTCACTGCGGCACGGGCTCGCCGTCTTCAACGCGGAGGGCACCGGCGCCGCCCTCGCGACCGTCGCGACACTGGCCACGCTCAGCCTGGTGCTGCCGACGTTCACCACCAGCAAGCCGGGCCCCGAGTTCTCCACCGCCCAGCTCACCTTCGCCGCTCTCTCCTCGCTCGTCCTCTACGGCCTGTTCGTGGCGACCCAGACCGTGCGGCACCGCGACTACTTCCTGCCCATCACCCGGCAGGGCGAGGTGATCGACGCGGACGATCACGCCGACGCCCCGTCCTCCAGAAGCGCGGGCATCAGCCTGGGACTCCTGGGCCTGGCCCTCGTCGGCGTGGTCGGTCTCGCGAAGGGCGTGTCGCCCACCATCGAGTCCGGGGTGGAGGCGGCCGGGATGCCGCACTCCGTGGTCGGCGTGATCATCGCCCTGCTCGTCCTGCTCCCCGAGACGATCGCCGCACTGCGCTCCGCCCGCCGCGACCGGGTGCAGACCAGCCTGAACCTCGCCCTGGGCTCGGCGATGGCCAGCATCGGCCTCACCATCCCCGCCGTGGCCGTCGCGTCCATCTGGCTATCCGGCCCGCTCGTCCTCGGCCTCGGCGCCACCCACATGGTCCTGCTCGCCCTGACCGTGGTGGTCAGCTCCCTCACAGTGGTCCCCGGCCGGGCCACGCCACTCCAGGGCGGCGTCCACCTGGTCCTGTTCGCGGCGTACCTGGAACTCGCGATCAACCCGTAA